In one Sphingomonas sp. S1-29 genomic region, the following are encoded:
- a CDS encoding NPCBM/NEW2 domain-containing protein translates to MLAAAPDAPRAPVAPTPAAAADPLAPSGRWSANTDGQAPVPPMGWNSWNAFNSDIDEEKILASARVLVDTGLSRLGYRYVNIDDGWWLKRRQTDGRLVIRSDKFPSAGKPGSTDTSFRPFTDKIHAMGLKAGIYSDIGRNSCGQIYTPDFKNQPEGSVQEREVGLYGHVDQDIGLFFREWGFDFIKVDGCGVRGLPADAERVRSGMYRALPPIIDMQSLGRTDVGAVKALYQSVGTALQRHRPGGDYVFSLCLWGSADVRAWGKDLGNSSRTSDDISPHWGRMLTNLDTAITRPLYAQPGSWNDADMLYVGTGDFDADHLTEARSHFSLWAMINSPLIIGYDLRKLTAAQRTIFGNAQIVALNQDPAGNQAVIAYQSEDVQFLVKTLADGGKAVALFNRSAEPAEVHLTAAQLKYREDAPVALTDLWSGKRSSFTGEQGFKLAPHETLVFRTSGTRRLPNGLFLSEQPGNVNPAVDGVVAPRVDPTIHQSVTHWRGTRGPGEHAQYSGWGGAQADRAVYGQVLRVAARNYDTGLGVLTGSRMEVRNNGFARFTASVGVDDSSDAATAGVRFEVYGDGKLLARSRPMRFGEAAQPLSADVKGVRIVELVARGAGGDTRNPAAVVWADAAMVR, encoded by the coding sequence ATGCTGGCGGCGGCGCCCGATGCGCCGCGCGCACCGGTTGCCCCTACCCCCGCAGCCGCCGCCGATCCGCTGGCCCCCAGCGGTCGCTGGTCGGCGAATACCGACGGGCAGGCACCGGTGCCGCCGATGGGGTGGAACAGCTGGAACGCCTTCAACAGCGACATCGACGAAGAGAAGATCCTCGCATCGGCGCGCGTGCTGGTCGATACCGGGCTGTCGCGGCTTGGCTATCGCTACGTCAACATCGACGATGGCTGGTGGCTCAAGCGGCGGCAGACCGATGGCCGGCTGGTGATCCGCTCGGACAAATTCCCCTCGGCGGGCAAGCCCGGCAGCACCGACACCAGCTTTCGCCCCTTTACCGACAAGATCCATGCGATGGGGCTGAAGGCGGGAATCTATTCGGATATCGGCCGCAACAGCTGCGGCCAGATCTACACCCCCGATTTCAAAAACCAGCCCGAAGGCAGCGTGCAGGAGCGCGAAGTGGGGCTGTACGGCCATGTCGACCAGGACATCGGCCTGTTCTTCCGCGAATGGGGGTTCGATTTCATCAAGGTCGACGGCTGCGGGGTGCGAGGGCTGCCCGCCGATGCCGAACGCGTGCGCAGCGGGATGTACCGCGCGCTGCCGCCGATCATCGACATGCAATCGCTCGGCCGCACCGATGTCGGCGCGGTCAAGGCGCTGTACCAGTCGGTCGGCACCGCGCTCCAGCGCCACCGGCCCGGCGGCGACTATGTCTTTTCGCTGTGCCTGTGGGGATCGGCCGACGTCCGCGCTTGGGGCAAGGATCTGGGCAACAGCTCGCGCACCAGCGACGACATCTCGCCGCATTGGGGGCGGATGCTCACCAACCTCGATACCGCGATCACCCGCCCGCTCTACGCGCAACCGGGATCGTGGAACGACGCCGACATGCTCTATGTCGGCACCGGCGATTTCGATGCCGACCATCTGACCGAGGCGCGGTCGCATTTCTCGCTTTGGGCGATGATCAATTCGCCGCTCATCATCGGCTATGACCTGCGCAAGCTGACCGCGGCGCAGCGCACGATCTTCGGCAACGCGCAGATCGTCGCGCTCAACCAGGATCCGGCGGGCAACCAGGCGGTGATCGCCTACCAGTCCGAGGATGTGCAGTTCCTGGTCAAGACGCTCGCCGATGGCGGCAAGGCGGTGGCGTTGTTCAACCGCAGCGCCGAGCCGGCAGAAGTGCATCTGACCGCCGCACAGCTCAAATATCGCGAGGACGCCCCGGTCGCGCTGACCGACCTGTGGAGCGGCAAGCGCAGCAGCTTCACCGGCGAACAGGGCTTCAAGCTGGCGCCGCACGAAACCCTGGTGTTCCGCACCAGCGGCACCCGGCGGCTGCCGAACGGGCTGTTCCTTTCGGAGCAGCCGGGCAACGTCAATCCGGCGGTCGACGGCGTCGTCGCACCGCGCGTCGATCCGACGATCCATCAGTCCGTCACGCATTGGCGCGGCACGCGCGGGCCCGGCGAGCATGCGCAATATTCGGGCTGGGGCGGCGCGCAGGCCGATCGCGCGGTCTATGGCCAGGTGCTCCGCGTCGCGGCGCGCAACTACGATACCGGGCTCGGCGTGCTGACGGGATCACGGATGGAGGTGCGCAACAACGGCTTCGCGCGCTTCACCGCGTCGGTAGGCGTCGACGATTCGAGCGATGCCGCGACGGCGGGCGTCCGCTTCGAAGTCTATGGCGACGGCAAGCTGCTCGCACGGTCGCGACCGATGCGCTTCGGCGAGGCGGCGCAGCCGCTCAGCGCCGATGTGAAGGGCGTGCGGATCGTCGAACTGGTCGCGCGCGGCGCCGGCGGCGATACGCGCAACCCCGCCGCGGTCGTGTGGGCCGATGCGGCGATGGTGCGCTGA
- a CDS encoding GH39 family glycosyl hydrolase: MRRTLKAASAALALVAATAGPAQERRTPPPAPAQAAAIPVSIAVDAGSPGAPVDPVWRFFGADEPNYATMKDGRTTLATLGGLAPDRVYFRTHNLLTTGDGTAALKWGSTNAYTEDAQGRPRYDWTIVDRIFDTYRERGVKPYVEIGFMPEALSSKPKPYQHDWRPGSGSLRTGWAYPPTDYAKWEELIFQWVLHCVERYGRAEVASWYFQTWNEPNLPQYYWGGTQAEFFRLHDSAIRGVRRALPEARVGGPDIAGTGDQYLTAFMQHVQQAGTPTDFVSFHAKGNPELVGEGAGQYVRMGLSTQLKAAENEYAQIAADPVFRKKPIIIGEADPEGCAACQGPANAYRNGTMYSSYTVASFVRLQQLAQRRGLNLEGILTWAFEFEDQAPFAGFRQLTSGGIDLPVMNVFKMFAMLKGRVVPAVSDQQRALDDVLANGVRGAPDIGSIAAIDGNRLAMLVWHYHDDDRPGPDAAVRLAVANLPVALRRNPRVTQYRVDRTHSNSYAAWLKMGSPLAPTNPQRAELLKAGELASIAGPSITMQRNGATLDLTLPRTGVSLVVLEPGK, from the coding sequence ATGCGCCGCACACTCAAGGCCGCGTCCGCCGCGCTCGCGCTGGTCGCCGCCACCGCCGGCCCTGCGCAGGAACGACGCACCCCGCCCCCTGCCCCGGCGCAAGCAGCGGCGATCCCGGTATCGATCGCGGTCGACGCTGGTAGCCCCGGCGCGCCGGTCGATCCGGTGTGGCGCTTCTTCGGCGCCGACGAGCCCAATTACGCGACGATGAAGGACGGGCGAACGACGCTGGCGACGCTCGGCGGGCTGGCGCCCGACCGCGTCTATTTTCGCACGCACAATCTGCTGACGACGGGCGACGGCACTGCGGCGCTCAAATGGGGGTCGACCAACGCCTATACCGAGGATGCGCAGGGACGTCCGCGTTACGACTGGACGATCGTCGACCGCATCTTCGACACCTATCGCGAACGCGGGGTGAAGCCCTATGTCGAGATCGGCTTCATGCCCGAGGCGCTGTCGTCGAAGCCCAAGCCCTATCAGCATGACTGGCGCCCGGGCAGCGGCAGCCTGCGCACCGGCTGGGCCTATCCGCCGACCGACTATGCCAAATGGGAAGAACTGATCTTCCAATGGGTGTTGCATTGCGTCGAGCGCTATGGCCGCGCCGAAGTCGCGAGCTGGTATTTCCAGACCTGGAACGAGCCCAATCTGCCGCAATATTATTGGGGCGGCACCCAGGCCGAATTCTTCCGGCTGCACGATTCGGCGATCCGCGGTGTGCGCCGCGCGCTGCCCGAAGCGCGCGTCGGCGGGCCCGACATCGCCGGCACGGGCGACCAATATCTCACCGCCTTCATGCAGCATGTGCAGCAGGCGGGTACCCCGACCGACTTCGTGTCGTTCCACGCAAAGGGCAATCCCGAACTGGTGGGCGAAGGCGCAGGGCAATATGTCCGCATGGGGCTGTCGACCCAGCTCAAGGCCGCCGAGAACGAATATGCGCAGATCGCCGCCGACCCAGTGTTCCGGAAGAAGCCGATCATCATCGGCGAGGCCGACCCCGAGGGCTGCGCGGCGTGCCAGGGGCCAGCGAATGCCTATCGCAACGGCACGATGTATTCGAGCTACACCGTCGCCTCGTTCGTGCGGCTGCAGCAATTGGCGCAGCGGCGCGGGCTGAACCTTGAGGGCATCCTCACCTGGGCGTTCGAGTTCGAGGACCAGGCGCCGTTCGCGGGGTTCCGCCAGCTTACCTCGGGCGGCATAGACCTGCCGGTGATGAACGTCTTCAAGATGTTCGCGATGCTGAAAGGGCGCGTGGTGCCCGCGGTCTCGGATCAGCAACGCGCGCTCGACGACGTGCTCGCCAATGGCGTCCGCGGCGCGCCCGATATCGGCAGCATCGCCGCGATCGACGGCAATCGGCTGGCGATGCTGGTCTGGCATTATCATGACGACGATCGCCCCGGCCCCGACGCCGCGGTCCGCCTCGCGGTCGCCAACCTGCCCGTAGCGCTGCGCCGCAACCCGCGCGTGACGCAATATCGCGTCGATCGCACGCATTCGAACAGCTATGCCGCGTGGCTAAAGATGGGGTCGCCGCTGGCGCCGACCAATCCGCAGCGCGCCGAATTGCTCAAGGCGGGCGAGCTGGCGAGCATCGCCGGCCCGTCGATCACGATGCAGCGAAACGGCGCGACGCTCGACCTTACGCTGCCGCGTACCGGCGTGTCGCTGGTCGTGCTGGAACCGGGAAAATAA
- a CDS encoding glycosyltransferase family 4 protein yields the protein MTAPVHILHLHSSFALGGKEARAVRLMNAFGPAARHTIVSGMPGEFGARAAIAPGIAYEIAQDPPPLTGKPSVARYEAIAGFMRRFDLVLTYNWGAIDGVMAKRVFPKGAPPVVHHEDGFNSDEAKGLNRMRNAYRRMAMGVAHAMVVPSHRLEDIALKIWKQPRDRVHRIPNGIALANYYAEPKRNAIPGFRPKGRRPVVGTLAGLRPVKDLPLLVRAVGGIPLDTELVIVGEGPERQTIVDAAEAMFMEDRVHLPGFLRDPHKYMGLFDVFALSSQSEQQPISVIEAMATGLPVVAPDVGDIRHMVSEENLPYISPDRHEVHLRDRLAILVQNPELRARIGNANRIKAAQLFDEQAMIAAYRELYSAAMRRPGVLGP from the coding sequence TTGACCGCCCCCGTCCATATCCTCCACCTCCATTCGTCGTTCGCGCTCGGCGGCAAGGAGGCACGCGCGGTGCGGTTGATGAACGCGTTCGGCCCCGCCGCGCGGCACACGATCGTGTCGGGCATGCCGGGCGAATTCGGCGCGCGTGCAGCCATCGCACCGGGCATCGCGTACGAGATCGCGCAAGACCCGCCGCCGCTCACCGGCAAGCCCTCGGTCGCGCGCTACGAGGCGATCGCCGGCTTCATGCGCCGCTTCGATCTGGTGCTGACCTATAATTGGGGCGCGATCGACGGGGTGATGGCCAAGCGGGTCTTTCCCAAGGGCGCGCCGCCGGTCGTCCATCACGAAGACGGCTTCAACAGCGACGAGGCCAAGGGTCTCAACCGGATGCGCAACGCCTATCGCCGGATGGCGATGGGGGTGGCGCATGCGATGGTGGTGCCCTCGCACCGGCTCGAGGACATCGCGCTTAAGATTTGGAAACAGCCGCGCGATCGGGTGCACCGCATCCCCAACGGCATCGCGCTCGCCAATTATTACGCCGAGCCCAAGCGCAATGCGATTCCCGGCTTCCGCCCCAAGGGCCGTCGCCCGGTGGTCGGCACGCTCGCGGGGCTTCGCCCGGTCAAGGACCTGCCGCTGCTGGTCCGCGCGGTCGGCGGCATCCCGCTCGACACCGAATTGGTGATCGTCGGCGAAGGCCCCGAGCGCCAGACGATCGTCGATGCGGCCGAGGCGATGTTCATGGAAGACCGTGTCCACCTGCCCGGCTTCCTGCGCGATCCGCACAAATATATGGGGCTGTTCGACGTCTTCGCGCTGTCGTCGCAAAGCGAGCAGCAGCCGATCTCGGTGATCGAGGCGATGGCGACCGGCTTGCCGGTGGTCGCGCCCGATGTCGGCGACATCCGCCACATGGTCTCGGAGGAGAACCTGCCCTATATCAGTCCCGATAGGCACGAGGTGCATCTGCGCGATCGGCTGGCGATCCTGGTGCAGAACCCCGAGCTTCGCGCGCGGATCGGCAACGCCAACCGGATCAAGGCCGCGCAATTGTTCGACGAACAGGCGATGATCGCCGCGTATCGCGAATTATATAGCGCGGCGATGCGTCGCCCGGGTGTGTTAGGACCGTAA
- a CDS encoding alpha/beta fold hydrolase yields MAASRNLARYTDAYWWSNDGLRLHYRDYAGPADRPAILCIPGLTRNARDFEGVAERLAGDWRVIAVDLRGRGESAYARDPMTYVPLTYLQDIGRLVDELALDSVIAFGTSLGGILTMLLAAAGRPKLAGALLNDVGPELDPRGLARIRGYVGKSSQYPTWMHAARTIAEHNADVYPEYGIEQWLVMAKRLYKLTSGGRIVPDYDMKIAEPFRLPGNEAGPDMWGAFRQLKQVPTLLVRGEASDILAAGVAERMLAELPQGELVTVPATGHAPTLDEPEAVAAIDRLLARIPLPVAGGARGGPVEPAASETVPPPTPPASGRGEERPDLLL; encoded by the coding sequence ATGGCCGCTTCGCGCAACCTTGCCCGCTACACCGATGCCTATTGGTGGTCGAATGACGGGCTCCGCCTGCATTATCGCGACTATGCCGGTCCCGCCGACCGGCCCGCGATCCTGTGCATCCCCGGCCTCACGCGCAACGCGCGTGATTTCGAGGGCGTCGCCGAACGGCTCGCGGGCGACTGGCGGGTGATCGCGGTCGATCTGCGCGGGCGCGGCGAAAGCGCCTATGCGCGCGATCCGATGACCTATGTGCCGCTGACCTATCTGCAGGACATCGGCCGGCTGGTCGACGAACTCGCGCTCGACAGCGTGATCGCGTTCGGCACCTCGCTCGGCGGCATCCTGACGATGCTGCTTGCGGCGGCGGGGCGGCCGAAGCTGGCGGGCGCGCTGCTCAACGATGTCGGGCCGGAGCTCGACCCGCGCGGGCTGGCGCGGATCCGCGGCTATGTCGGCAAATCGTCGCAATATCCGACCTGGATGCACGCCGCGCGGACGATCGCCGAGCATAATGCCGACGTCTATCCCGAATATGGCATCGAACAATGGCTGGTGATGGCCAAGCGGCTGTACAAGCTCACCTCGGGCGGGCGGATCGTCCCCGATTACGACATGAAGATCGCCGAGCCCTTCCGCCTGCCGGGCAACGAGGCGGGCCCCGACATGTGGGGCGCCTTCCGCCAGCTGAAGCAGGTGCCGACGCTGCTGGTGCGCGGCGAGGCGTCGGACATATTGGCGGCGGGGGTGGCCGAGCGGATGCTCGCCGAATTGCCGCAGGGCGAGCTGGTGACGGTACCGGCGACGGGGCATGCGCCGACGCTGGACGAGCCCGAGGCGGTGGCGGCGATCGACCGGCTGCTGGCGAGAATCCCCCTCCCGGTTGCGGGAGGGGCTAGGGGAGGGCCTGTCGAACCAGCCGCTTCGGAGACAGTCCCTCCCCCGACCCCTCCCGCAAGCGGGAGGGGGGAAGAACGCCCCGACCTCCTGCTTTGA
- a CDS encoding NAD(P)H-dependent flavin oxidoreductase, translating to MFKGLSPIVYNGREVWPLVEGGKGVAATNHASAGAWAAAGGIGTVSAVNADSYDPDGKIIPQVYRALTRRERHEELIEYAIEGAVQQVERAYEIADGKGAININVLWEMGGAQRILHGVLDRTRGKVAGVTCGAGMPYKLSEIAASYNVHYLPIVSSGRAFNALWKRAYSKAAEWLAAVVYEDPWLAGGHNGLSNAEDPLKPQDPYPRVKALRDVMREGGIPDSTPIVMAGGVWYLRDWSDWIDNDELGAIAFQYGTRPLLTQESPIPEGWKARLMGLEPGDVLLHRFSPTGFYSSAVRNPFLRNLEMRSERQIAFSTQEAGDHVFQLDVGVKGKNFWVTRNDLLRAREWFGLGFTDALKTPDNTLVFVTPEEKGVIRKDQADCMGCLSHCAFSSWKDTETNSTGRLADPRSFCIQKTLQDIAHDGPVEQNLMFAGHNAYNFKKDPFYSNGFVPSVKQLVDRILTGD from the coding sequence TTGTTCAAAGGCCTGTCGCCGATCGTGTATAATGGCCGCGAGGTTTGGCCTCTGGTCGAGGGTGGAAAAGGGGTAGCTGCTACCAACCATGCATCGGCGGGCGCCTGGGCCGCTGCCGGTGGCATCGGCACCGTGAGCGCGGTCAATGCCGACAGCTACGACCCCGACGGCAAGATCATTCCACAGGTCTATCGCGCACTAACGCGCCGCGAGCGCCACGAAGAGCTGATCGAATATGCGATCGAAGGCGCGGTCCAGCAGGTCGAGCGTGCCTATGAGATCGCCGATGGCAAGGGCGCGATCAACATCAACGTGTTGTGGGAAATGGGCGGCGCGCAGCGCATCCTGCACGGCGTGCTCGATCGTACCCGCGGCAAGGTGGCGGGCGTCACCTGCGGCGCGGGGATGCCCTACAAGCTCAGCGAGATCGCGGCGTCGTACAACGTCCATTATCTGCCGATCGTCAGCTCGGGCCGCGCGTTCAACGCGCTATGGAAGCGTGCTTATTCGAAGGCAGCCGAATGGCTGGCCGCGGTGGTGTACGAGGATCCCTGGCTCGCCGGCGGGCATAACGGCCTGTCGAACGCCGAAGACCCGCTGAAGCCACAGGACCCCTATCCGCGCGTGAAGGCGCTGCGCGACGTCATGCGCGAAGGTGGTATTCCCGACAGCACGCCGATCGTGATGGCGGGCGGCGTCTGGTATCTGCGCGACTGGAGCGACTGGATCGACAATGACGAACTCGGCGCGATCGCCTTCCAATACGGCACCCGCCCGCTGCTGACGCAGGAAAGCCCGATCCCCGAGGGGTGGAAGGCGCGGCTGATGGGGCTCGAGCCCGGCGACGTGCTGCTCCACCGCTTCTCGCCCACCGGCTTTTATTCCTCGGCGGTGCGCAATCCGTTCCTGCGCAACCTGGAGATGCGCTCGGAGCGGCAGATCGCCTTTTCGACGCAGGAAGCCGGCGACCATGTGTTCCAGCTCGACGTCGGCGTGAAGGGCAAGAATTTCTGGGTCACCCGCAACGACCTGCTACGCGCGCGCGAATGGTTCGGCCTCGGCTTCACCGATGCGCTCAAGACGCCCGACAATACCCTGGTGTTCGTGACGCCCGAGGAAAAGGGCGTGATCCGCAAGGACCAGGCCGATTGCATGGGCTGCCTCAGCCACTGCGCCTTCTCGTCGTGGAAGGACACCGAGACGAATTCGACCGGCCGGCTCGCCGACCCGCGCAGCTTCTGCATCCAGAAGACGCTGCAGGACATCGCGCATGACGGCCCCGTCGAGCAGAACCTGATGTTCGCCGGCCACAACGCTTATAACTTCAAGAAGGACCCGTTCTATTCGAACGGCTTCGTTCCCAGCGTCAAGCAGCTGGTCGATCGCATCCTGACCGGCGACTGA
- a CDS encoding protein adenylyltransferase SelO family protein, with product MADDTQARPERAILELGDAFYDPVQGADFPQTILRFRNDRAAVGIGLDHWSDADWIAHLGRFAPLPGSLDTPLALRYHGHQFRQYNPDIGDGRGFLYAQLRDDAGRLMDLGTKGSGQTPWSRFGDGRLTLKGAVREILATEMLEALGVETSRTLSVIETGEALERGDEPSPTRSAVLVRLSHGHIRIGTFQRLAYLRDAEHMEALVAYVLRHYYREDTGKDAAARLLGHVVDRTARLAASYLAAGFVHGVLNTDNINVTGESFDYGPWRFAQSWDPSFTAAYFDHAGLYAFGRQPEAIHWNCMQLAVALRTVSEAPPLIAELDRFAERYRIEIVGAMLWRLGVAPLDDASDAALVEALEQALVACGTAIDPFFHDSFGGTVPDQYGEGFAGVRELLARYTPRKPRDHAHWAGPACGMPIEEVEALWAAIDERDDWAPLHAKVAAIRAMGEALA from the coding sequence ATGGCCGATGACACGCAAGCACGACCCGAACGCGCGATCCTCGAACTGGGCGACGCGTTCTACGATCCGGTGCAGGGCGCCGACTTTCCGCAGACGATATTGCGCTTCCGCAACGATCGTGCTGCCGTCGGCATAGGGCTGGATCATTGGAGCGATGCCGACTGGATCGCGCATCTAGGACGGTTCGCACCGTTGCCGGGCAGCCTCGATACCCCGCTGGCGCTGCGCTATCACGGGCACCAGTTCCGGCAGTATAATCCCGATATCGGCGACGGGCGCGGGTTCCTCTACGCGCAGCTGCGCGACGATGCCGGGCGGCTGATGGACCTCGGCACCAAGGGATCGGGGCAGACCCCTTGGAGCCGCTTTGGCGACGGGCGGCTGACGCTGAAGGGCGCGGTGCGCGAAATCCTCGCGACCGAGATGCTCGAGGCGCTCGGCGTCGAAACCTCGCGCACCTTGTCGGTGATCGAGACCGGCGAGGCGCTCGAACGCGGCGACGAGCCCTCGCCCACCCGCTCGGCGGTGCTCGTGCGCCTCAGCCACGGGCATATCCGCATCGGCACCTTCCAACGGCTCGCCTATCTGCGCGACGCCGAACATATGGAAGCGCTGGTCGCTTATGTGCTGCGTCATTATTATCGCGAGGATACGGGCAAGGACGCCGCGGCACGGCTGCTCGGTCATGTCGTCGATCGCACCGCGCGGCTGGCGGCGAGCTACCTGGCGGCAGGGTTCGTCCATGGCGTGCTCAACACCGACAACATCAACGTCACCGGCGAGAGCTTCGATTACGGGCCGTGGCGTTTCGCGCAAAGCTGGGACCCGAGCTTCACCGCCGCCTATTTCGACCATGCCGGGCTCTACGCCTTCGGGCGTCAGCCCGAGGCGATTCACTGGAACTGCATGCAGCTCGCGGTCGCGCTGCGCACCGTCAGCGAAGCGCCGCCGCTGATTGCCGAGCTCGACCGCTTCGCCGAGCGCTACCGGATCGAGATCGTGGGCGCGATGCTGTGGCGGCTGGGCGTGGCGCCGCTCGACGATGCCAGCGATGCGGCACTGGTTGAAGCGCTCGAACAGGCGCTGGTCGCGTGCGGCACCGCGATCGATCCGTTCTTCCACGACAGCTTCGGCGGAACGGTGCCCGACCAGTATGGCGAAGGCTTTGCCGGGGTCCGCGAATTGCTGGCGCGCTACACCCCGCGCAAGCCGCGCGATCATGCGCATTGGGCCGGCCCCGCCTGCGGAATGCCGATCGAGGAGGTCGAGGCGTTGTGGGCGGCGATCGACGAGCGCGACGATTGGGCGCCGCTCCACGCCAAGGTCGCCGCGATCCGGGCGATGGGCGAAGCGCTGGCGTAA
- a CDS encoding alpha/beta hydrolase, which produces MRSTTRTGLAMSAALLGLCLTAPAQAQVDTKKLAAVPGARAVTVDRIKVRSAAIAGNLAGESVDRDVLVVLPPGYAANPARRYRVLYALHGYSIGAEQWTKEIQVPQAIEGAFAKGAGEMIVVFPDSKTVHNGSMYSSSLTTGDFEAFIARDLVAYVDANYRTIADRRSRGLAGHSMGGYGTTRIGFKHPDVFGALYMMSPCCLSPRNAATIDPAAMAALENVKTPADSAKLPFMLRAQLASAAAWSPNPTRAPLYLDLPVKDGKVQPDVLARWAANAPLAMLDQYVGNLRRYAAIAIDVGDRDGLKDDAAKLHAALDRYGIANSFQIYSGDHVSHVAERFQDHVMPFFSKHLTETQP; this is translated from the coding sequence ATGCGATCGACGACGAGGACCGGATTGGCGATGAGCGCGGCGCTGCTCGGGCTGTGCCTGACGGCACCGGCACAGGCGCAGGTGGATACCAAGAAGCTCGCCGCGGTGCCCGGCGCCCGCGCGGTGACGGTCGATCGGATCAAGGTCCGCTCGGCGGCGATCGCGGGCAATCTCGCGGGCGAAAGCGTCGATCGCGACGTCCTGGTGGTGCTGCCCCCCGGCTATGCCGCCAATCCCGCGCGCCGCTACCGTGTGCTCTACGCGCTGCACGGCTATTCGATCGGCGCCGAGCAATGGACCAAGGAAATCCAGGTGCCGCAGGCGATCGAGGGCGCCTTCGCCAAGGGCGCGGGCGAGATGATCGTCGTCTTCCCCGACAGCAAGACCGTCCACAACGGATCGATGTATTCGAGCTCGCTCACGACGGGCGATTTCGAGGCGTTCATCGCGCGCGACCTGGTCGCCTATGTCGACGCCAACTATCGCACGATCGCCGACCGCCGCAGCCGCGGGTTGGCGGGGCATTCGATGGGCGGATACGGCACCACGCGGATCGGCTTCAAGCATCCCGACGTCTTCGGCGCGCTCTACATGATGAGCCCGTGCTGCCTGTCGCCGCGCAATGCCGCGACGATCGACCCGGCGGCGATGGCGGCGCTCGAGAACGTCAAGACGCCCGCGGACTCGGCGAAGCTGCCCTTCATGTTGCGGGCGCAACTGGCGAGCGCGGCGGCGTGGTCGCCCAATCCGACGCGCGCGCCGCTCTATCTCGACCTGCCGGTCAAGGACGGCAAGGTGCAGCCCGACGTGCTCGCGCGCTGGGCCGCCAACGCGCCGCTGGCGATGCTCGACCAATATGTCGGCAATCTGCGCCGCTATGCCGCGATCGCGATCGATGTCGGCGATCGCGACGGGCTGAAGGACGATGCCGCCAAGCTCCACGCCGCGCTCGATCGCTATGGCATCGCCAACAGCTTCCAGATCTATTCGGGCGACCATGTCAGCCATGTCGCCGAACGCTTCCAGGATCATGTGATGCCCTTCTTTTCGAAGCATCTGACGGAGACCCAGCCGTGA